In Blastocatellia bacterium, the genomic window ACGATGTGGGGCTTCAGACGATCTATCGTCCGATAGAGTTTCCAGAGTGCCACGAGATCGTTCAGCGGATGAATTTCACGTCGGAGTTCCGGGATGATCAGCGGCTGGACTCCATGAGTCACCGCATCGGCATACATATTGCCCTCGGTGGCGCCTTCTCGCCCGACGATCAGGGTTGTCTGGAATGTATCGTCATTGAGCCCGGCCGTCAGCAGAATGACATGCCGGGACGGGCCGCCGATGTTCAGGCGAGAGAAGATGCGCACGATGCGAATCGGCGATGATGGATGAGATCTTGTCGTCCGCTCGTTTCCCTTCACAGTTCCGGGAAGATGCGTTCAGGGTTCGGACAAAGGAAAGGCATCGGGCACGACATCCGCCAATTTCTGGCGCAGGCAAGCTCGCACCTCATCGGCCGAGGCGCACTCGCGGGCCGAACTGACAGCGTCGGTCACTTCAGCGATGCTGACCGAACGAAAGACCTCCTTGATCACCGGGATGGCTCTCGGTCTCATGCTGAAGATGCGCACGCCGAGACCGAGGAGAACGAGCGCTTGAAGCGGATCGGCGGCCATTTCCCCGCAGACCTCGACGGGAATGCCTGTGCCCTCGGCGGCGCGGATGGTATGGTGGAGAGCACGAAGGATGGCCGGATGCAACGGATCGTACAGATGGGCGACGCGATCGTTATCCCGATCCACCGCCAGCAGGTACTGTGTCAGATCGTTCGTTCCCAGACTGAAAAAGTCGCATTCCCTGGCCAGGTGGTCGGCGAGCAAGACGGCTGCCGGAACTTCGATCATCGCGCCGAGGGCAACTGTATCGGCCACCCTCTGACCCTCATTCCGCAGTTCCCGAATAATATCGGTCAGAATCCGACGCGCCTGGCGGAATTCCTCCACGCCCGTGATCAGGGGAAGGACGATGCGAAGCGTGCCATAAGCACTAGCTCGAACGATGGCCCGCAGTTGAGTCCGAAACAGGTCCGGCACCGCAAGCGAGAAACGGATCCCCCGCAGTCCCAGGGCGGGGTTCCGCTCAAGACCGACGTCGCCGATTCGTGAGACGGGGGTAGCACTGCCCGTCCCGAGCGGCAGCCGAGTCTCGTCCCAGTCCACCGTGCGGATGACGGCACCCGAGGGACCCGCTGCTTCCGCCACCCGCTTGTAAATCTCAAACTGAGTCTCCTCCGACGGTACGTCCGGCGCGGCTTGCAGATAGAGGAATTCCGACCGAAAAAGACCAATCCCGCTGGCGCCATATCGCGCCACGTCGTCCAGTTCCGACGGAAGCTCAATATTCGCCCGCAACGTGACTCTGACGCCGTCGAGCGTCTCCGCCGGAAGCGCCAGCCGCTCGCCCAACCATGACCACCGTCGCTCGCGCTCTTTCTGCTCAGCTTCTGAGCGAGCAATCTCCTCCGGTGTCGGCGAAACGATGACCGATCCGGTTGTCCCGTCAACGATGACCGGCACATCATTCTCGATCCTGTGGATGGCTTCGTGTAATCCCACGACCGCGGGGATCCCCAGACTGCGGGCGATGATCGCCGTATGTGAGGTCGAGCCGCCGATCCCGGTGATGAAACCCACGACGGAACGGAGATCGAGTTCCACCAGGGCGCTCGGTAACAACTCCTCGGTTACGAGCACGGTCGCTGGAGGGAGGTTGTGATAGCGCGACCTCTGCGTTCCCAGCAAGACGCTGATCAGGCGACGACCGACATCCTCGATGTCGCTCACCCGCGCCCGCAAATAGTCATCGGAAATCTCCGAATAGATGTCCACCAAGCGATCCGTCACCACTTTCACGGCCCATTCGGCATTGACCCGAGAGGCGCGGATCAGAGCTTCGATCTCACCGATAACGGCTTGATCCTCCAGCATGAGGAGATGCGCATCGAGAATGTAGGCGTGCTCTTTCCCCAATGCCCGTTCCGCTCGCCTCTTGATGGTCTGCAACTGGCGTCGCGCGACCCGCAGCGCACGGTGAAGTCGCTTGATTTCTCGGTCCACCTCGCCCTCGGTCAGATCCACGCGAAACACATGACGGCCTCGCCAGTGAAAATGGACGGCGGTGCCTCGAGCAATCCCCGGGGAAACCCCAAGTCCTTTAAGAGTCAACGAACCTCCTGACTGAGGTGTACTCGTCATCGGTCAACCTTCCCTCGTGACTGGCTTCATGAAGAAATGCCCAACGGTGATCGCCGCACGGCGACAGCGCCAGAGTTGAGTCACTGATAAGCTCTCCCACATCATGATGACGTGACCACGCTGGTCGCTTTCACTGCCAGCGGATATGGCAGGACGACGCGCTCCGGCACGAGTGACGCTCATTCTTCTCCGAGACGCGATTGAATAAAACAACGGATGGCCTCCACAGCATCATCTTCGTCCACGCCGGAAGCAGTTACCATCAGTTCCGTTCCCTCGGTCGCTGCCAGGAGCAGGACACCGAAGATGCTCTTGGCATCAACCTGATGTCCCGTGTCCAGGCGTGCCAGGGTGATTTTGCTCTGATAGCGACTGGCCAGACCGACGAGCCGGGCTGCAGCCCGCGCATGAAGCCCTAAACGATTAGCGACGGTGACGGTGGCCTGTCGCATGGACGTCATTTCTTTTTGGGCGTGAGGATTTCGCTGGCGATGTAGATGTTTTTTTGTCCCTGCTCCTTCACCTTCCGGGCGACCGTCGCCAGATCATCCTCGGGAGATTGGTTCGCCAGCTTGATGATCATGGGGAGATTGACGCCGGTCACGACCTCCACGGGCTCCACCCCGAGGAACGTCGCCGCGATATTGGTCGGCGTTCCCCCGAACATGTCGGTGAGAAGGAGCACACCACGCCCCTGGTTCACCCGATCTATGGCTTGCTTGATGGTTCGCCGCGCCTGCTCCACATCATCATGCCAGCCGAGAGAGACGGCCGTGATGTGATCGAGCGAGCCGACGATCATTTCCGCTGCCTTCACCAATTCAGCGGCCACCAGTCCGTGACTGATGATGACGCCTCCGATCAGAGCCATAGCGTTCTCCTTGTGTGCCCCTTATTGTCAATGAGAGCCCACACTCTCAGGGTAGGGGCTCCGGCGTTCATGGCGCAAGGGATCGTTAGAGTTTGTCCACATCCCGATGGAGGACCCTCACCTTGTAGTCCTGTCGGCTGAGAGATCGGCCGATCTCTTCGACGACCATCACCGACCGATGGCGGCCCCCTGTGCACCCGATCCCGATCGTCACATAGGCGCGTCCGTCTCGCTGGTACCGAGGAAGCAGGAAGGCCAGCAACCGCTCGATGTGAGTGATGGTCTCCTTCGTCTCATCGGAGGCGTTCAAGTATTCGACCACCGGGCCATCCCGTCCGGTGAGGGCACGAAGTTCCGGGACGAAATGAGGATTCGGAAGGAATCGAACATCGAACAAGAGGTCAATTCCAGCGGGAACGCCATGCTTGAAGCCAAAGCTGATGAGCGTCACGATCATCTCCAGGGGATGGCCGATCTCGCTGAACTGGTCGAGCAGCGTGCGCCGCAAACTATGAACGGTGTGAGAGGATGTATCCACGATGAGATCGGCGAGAGCGCGAATCTCCGCCAGCGCTTCGCGTTCGCGGGAAATCGCCCGTTCGAGCGATGCATCATTTCCGGCCAGCGGATGCGGTCGCCGCGTCTCGGAGAACCGTCGCATGAGCACGTCCGTCCCGGCCTCGAAGAAGACGATCTTCAAGCTCGTCCCTTTCTCTTTCAACTCCCGATAAATCCGGGGAAATTCCGGAAGAAATTCCCGTTCCCGAATATCAACGACGATGACCGCCCGCTGAAGTGTTTCCGCCGAGCGATGACAGAGTTCGACAAAGGTCGGGATGAGCTGAATGGGCAGATTATCCACACAAAAATAGCCCAGGTCCTCGAAGGCTTTCACGGCGGAGGTCTTTCCCGAGCCGCTCAGCCCGGTGATAATGATGATCTGGGGCGACAGTGCGGTCATCGTTGACTGGTCAATGGAGCAGCCGATTCCGCTGATGGCGCGCTCCGAGGATGCCCTTCCACGGGGCCCGGCGGGCGTGCTTGCCGAACGAGTTCGTCATGCCGTCGTATCAACTCTCGTTGGGCATCCACTCCCTGAGTTTTGAGCAAATGCATTCGCACAGCCACTTCCACCAGCGTCGTCAGGTTGCGCCCGGCCGAGACCGGTATGCGCAGCAGAGGCACCCGAACGCCCAGCCACTCCACCGATTCATCCGTCATGCCCAGGCGGTCATATTCTTTGGTGTGATCCCACCGTTCAAACTCGATGGCCAGGTCCACCGGTGCTTCCTCGGCAATGGCCGCGATGCCGAAAATGTCCCTGAGGTTGAGAATTCCCAATCCCCGGATCTCGATATGCTGACGCACTCGTTCGGGAGCAAATCCGATGAGGCGATCGGAGGCCACGGCCCGGACTTCGATGATGTCGTCGGCCACCAGGCGATGCCCGCGCAAAACAAGGTCCAGGGCGCACTCGCTCTTTCCCAATCCCGATTCTCCCAGCAAAATGACACCGACGCCGAAGAGTTCGACCATCACGCCGTGAACCCACTGGCGAGGAGCGAGCTGCCGCTGCAGGAACTCCGTGAGCTTGAGGATGGCTTGAGAGCTGACCAGCGTCGAAACCAGAACAGGGATCCCCTCCCGCTCGGCAATGTCGAGAAACTCCGCCGGGGGGATCAACCCCTTCGTCACCAGGACGCAACTGATGTCCTTAAGCGGAAGGTTCTCGATAGCCTGACGTCGGCGGGCCGGGTCAAGTTGTTGAAGAAATTGAATCTCGCTCTGCCCGATGATCTGCACGCGCCCCGGATGCACGTAATGGACAAATCCCGCCAGGGCCAATCCCAGCTTCTGAATACGGGGGATCGTGATTTTCCTTTCCAGTCCCGCCTCTCCCGCGATCAACCGGAGGCCCAGTTCACGCGGCACACGGGCCATCAATTCCGAGACGGTCATTTCTGGGCTGACGGGAGAGGTCATCAGGGTTCGATCAGGCCAAAGTGGCCATCCTGCCGTTTATAGATCACCGCCACGCGCCCTTTCTCGGCATCACGAAAGACGAGGAAGTCATCTGTGCTCATCATCAAGAGCTGGGCGGCTTCCTCCGGCGTCAGAGGCTTGACTTCGTAGCGCGACGTCTTGATGATCCGGGGCTCACTCGCAATCGGCTCCACGGTAATCGTCTTGGCCGTCTTTTTGTTGAGTCGCCGGCGGGTGGCGAACTTCTCCTTTTGCTTGAGCGTTTGACGTTCCAGCCGAGCCAGCGCCTGACGGACGGAACGGGTGAGATCCGTCGTTTCCGCCGTCCCCGTGAATTGATGATCACGCCAGGTCAAAATGATCTCCGTCTTGTACCGATGCTTTTCCGCCGACAGGATCACATGAGCGGATGCGGAATCGTCAAGAACGCGCATGAGCTTGCGTAACGCCGTGGTCACTCGATTCTCGATACGAGGCGTAACGTCAATATTGCGTGCGGTGACTTCGACTGTCATGCTCCCCTCCCTACAGCGGCGTGACGATCAC contains:
- the ptsP gene encoding phosphoenolpyruvate--protein phosphotransferase; its protein translation is MTLKGLGVSPGIARGTAVHFHWRGRHVFRVDLTEGEVDREIKRLHRALRVARRQLQTIKRRAERALGKEHAYILDAHLLMLEDQAVIGEIEALIRASRVNAEWAVKVVTDRLVDIYSEISDDYLRARVSDIEDVGRRLISVLLGTQRSRYHNLPPATVLVTEELLPSALVELDLRSVVGFITGIGGSTSHTAIIARSLGIPAVVGLHEAIHRIENDVPVIVDGTTGSVIVSPTPEEIARSEAEQKERERRWSWLGERLALPAETLDGVRVTLRANIELPSELDDVARYGASGIGLFRSEFLYLQAAPDVPSEETQFEIYKRVAEAAGPSGAVIRTVDWDETRLPLGTGSATPVSRIGDVGLERNPALGLRGIRFSLAVPDLFRTQLRAIVRASAYGTLRIVLPLITGVEEFRQARRILTDIIRELRNEGQRVADTVALGAMIEVPAAVLLADHLARECDFFSLGTNDLTQYLLAVDRDNDRVAHLYDPLHPAILRALHHTIRAAEGTGIPVEVCGEMAADPLQALVLLGLGVRIFSMRPRAIPVIKEVFRSVSIAEVTDAVSSARECASADEVRACLRQKLADVVPDAFPLSEP
- a CDS encoding HPr family phosphocarrier protein, which codes for MRQATVTVANRLGLHARAAARLVGLASRYQSKITLARLDTGHQVDAKSIFGVLLLAATEGTELMVTASGVDEDDAVEAIRCFIQSRLGEE
- a CDS encoding PTS sugar transporter subunit IIA, yielding MALIGGVIISHGLVAAELVKAAEMIVGSLDHITAVSLGWHDDVEQARRTIKQAIDRVNQGRGVLLLTDMFGGTPTNIAATFLGVEPVEVVTGVNLPMIIKLANQSPEDDLATVARKVKEQGQKNIYIASEILTPKKK
- the rapZ gene encoding RNase adapter RapZ, giving the protein MTALSPQIIIITGLSGSGKTSAVKAFEDLGYFCVDNLPIQLIPTFVELCHRSAETLQRAVIVVDIREREFLPEFPRIYRELKEKGTSLKIVFFEAGTDVLMRRFSETRRPHPLAGNDASLERAISREREALAEIRALADLIVDTSSHTVHSLRRTLLDQFSEIGHPLEMIVTLISFGFKHGVPAGIDLLFDVRFLPNPHFVPELRALTGRDGPVVEYLNASDETKETITHIERLLAFLLPRYQRDGRAYVTIGIGCTGGRHRSVMVVEEIGRSLSRQDYKVRVLHRDVDKL
- the hprK gene encoding HPr(Ser) kinase/phosphatase translates to MTVSELMARVPRELGLRLIAGEAGLERKITIPRIQKLGLALAGFVHYVHPGRVQIIGQSEIQFLQQLDPARRRQAIENLPLKDISCVLVTKGLIPPAEFLDIAEREGIPVLVSTLVSSQAILKLTEFLQRQLAPRQWVHGVMVELFGVGVILLGESGLGKSECALDLVLRGHRLVADDIIEVRAVASDRLIGFAPERVRQHIEIRGLGILNLRDIFGIAAIAEEAPVDLAIEFERWDHTKEYDRLGMTDESVEWLGVRVPLLRIPVSAGRNLTTLVEVAVRMHLLKTQGVDAQRELIRRHDELVRQARPPGPVEGHPRSAPSAESAAPLTSQR
- the raiA gene encoding ribosome-associated translation inhibitor RaiA, which encodes MTVEVTARNIDVTPRIENRVTTALRKLMRVLDDSASAHVILSAEKHRYKTEIILTWRDHQFTGTAETTDLTRSVRQALARLERQTLKQKEKFATRRRLNKKTAKTITVEPIASEPRIIKTSRYEVKPLTPEEAAQLLMMSTDDFLVFRDAEKGRVAVIYKRQDGHFGLIEP